In the genome of Bradyrhizobium arachidis, one region contains:
- a CDS encoding SDR family NAD(P)-dependent oxidoreductase: protein MKTWFISGSSRGLGRAITEAVLAAGDQVVATARSLGPLEPLRERFGERLRLARLDVTDEAAAQAAIDLAVTAFGGLDVVVNNAGFGDLGSVEDTSLESFRQQIEANLIGTIIVTKAAIPVLRRQRRGHIMQVSSVGGRIGAPARAPYSAAKWGIEGFSESLAREMALIGVHVTIVEPGGFRTGFAQAAHDTDEGRPEYDAVVGAAVRMQRDYDGRQPGDPAKAAAVVLKLANMDRPPLRIALGSDAVNAIAATDRQRLEELERWRALSVSTDY, encoded by the coding sequence ATGAAGACCTGGTTTATCAGCGGCAGCTCGCGCGGGCTTGGCCGTGCCATCACCGAAGCCGTGCTCGCGGCGGGCGACCAGGTGGTTGCCACGGCTCGGAGCCTCGGCCCGCTCGAGCCCTTGCGGGAACGTTTCGGAGAAAGACTGCGGCTCGCAAGGCTTGATGTCACCGACGAGGCCGCCGCTCAGGCGGCGATCGATCTTGCCGTGACGGCATTCGGCGGCCTCGACGTGGTCGTCAACAACGCAGGCTTCGGCGACCTCGGATCGGTCGAGGATACCAGCCTGGAGTCCTTTCGGCAGCAGATCGAGGCGAATCTCATCGGCACAATCATCGTCACCAAGGCGGCGATTCCCGTCCTGCGCCGGCAGCGTCGCGGGCACATCATGCAGGTCTCGTCCGTCGGTGGCCGGATCGGCGCGCCGGCCCGCGCACCTTATTCGGCGGCGAAATGGGGGATCGAAGGCTTTTCGGAATCGTTGGCGCGCGAGATGGCGCTGATCGGTGTGCATGTGACGATCGTCGAGCCCGGCGGTTTCCGGACGGGCTTTGCTCAGGCCGCGCATGACACCGACGAGGGGCGTCCGGAGTACGACGCGGTGGTCGGCGCCGCCGTCCGGATGCAGCGTGATTACGATGGCCGCCAGCCGGGCGACCCGGCCAAGGCCGCGGCTGTCGTGCTGAAGCTTGCCAACATGGATCGCCCGCCTCTGCGGATTGCGCTCGGGAGTGATGCCGTCAACGCCATCGCAGCGACCGATCGCCAGCGCCTCGAAGAGCTCGAGAGGTGGCGCGCGCTGAGCGTCTCGACCGACTACTGA
- a CDS encoding organic hydroperoxide resistance protein: MTQATKLIYTARTHTSGGRGDGMSRSSDGRLDVKLSPPGGAGVGTNPEQLFAAGWSACFEGAMEIAARKRKIVLPRKSAIDAEIDLLHDDGTFALRARLNVSLPGLDHEVARGIVDEAHQTCPYSAAVRGNIEVTVALI, encoded by the coding sequence ATGACACAAGCGACAAAGCTGATCTATACGGCGAGGACCCACACCAGCGGCGGACGAGGGGATGGCATGTCCCGCAGCTCCGACGGCCGCCTGGATGTCAAATTGTCGCCGCCGGGCGGAGCAGGCGTCGGCACCAACCCCGAGCAGTTGTTCGCGGCGGGCTGGTCGGCATGTTTCGAAGGCGCCATGGAGATCGCCGCGCGGAAGCGGAAAATCGTGCTTCCCAGGAAAAGTGCGATCGATGCGGAAATCGACCTTCTGCACGACGATGGCACTTTCGCCCTGCGGGCGCGCCTCAATGTCAGCCTGCCGGGCCTCGATCACGAGGTCGCGCGCGGCATCGTCGATGAGGCGCACCAGACCTGTCCTTATTCCGCGGCCGTGCGCGGCAACATCGAGGTCACGGTCGCACTGATCTGA
- the hemA gene encoding 5-aminolevulinate synthase, with amino-acid sequence MDYSQFFNSALDRLHTERRYRVFADLERTAGRFPHAVWHSPKGKRDVVIWCSNDYLGMGQHPKVVGAMVETATRVGTGAGGTRNIAGTHHPLVQLEAELADLHGKEAALLFTSGYVSNQTGIATIAKLIPNCLILSDELNHNSMIEGIRQSGCERVVFRHNDLANLEEKLKAAGPTRPKLIACESLYSMDGDVAPLAKICDLAEKYGAMTYVDEVHAVGMYGPRGGGVAERDGVMHRIDILEGTLAKAFGCLGGYIAANGQIIDAVRSYAPGFIFTTALPPAICSAATAAIKHLKTSSWERERHQDRAARTKAILNAAGLPVMSNDTHIVPLFVGDPEKCKQASDLLLEEHGIYIQPINYPTVAKGTERLRITPSPYHDDGLIDQLAEALLQVWDRLGLPLREKSLAAE; translated from the coding sequence ATGGATTACAGCCAGTTCTTCAATTCCGCCCTCGATCGTCTCCACACCGAGCGGCGCTACCGCGTGTTCGCCGATCTGGAGCGCACCGCCGGCCGGTTCCCGCACGCGGTCTGGCACTCGCCCAAGGGCAAGCGCGACGTCGTGATCTGGTGCTCCAACGATTATCTCGGCATGGGCCAGCACCCGAAGGTGGTCGGCGCCATGGTCGAGACCGCGACCCGCGTCGGCACCGGCGCTGGCGGCACCCGCAACATCGCCGGCACGCATCATCCGCTGGTGCAGCTCGAGGCCGAGCTCGCCGACCTCCACGGCAAGGAAGCCGCGCTGCTGTTCACCTCGGGCTACGTCTCGAACCAGACCGGCATCGCGACGATCGCAAAACTCATTCCGAACTGCCTCATCCTGTCGGACGAGCTCAACCACAATTCGATGATCGAAGGCATCCGCCAGTCCGGCTGCGAGCGCGTCGTGTTCCGCCACAACGATCTGGCTAATCTCGAAGAGAAGCTGAAGGCTGCGGGTCCGACCCGGCCGAAGCTGATCGCCTGCGAAAGCCTTTATTCGATGGACGGCGACGTCGCGCCGCTCGCAAAGATCTGCGATCTCGCCGAGAAGTACGGCGCCATGACCTATGTCGACGAGGTCCACGCCGTCGGCATGTACGGCCCGCGCGGCGGGGGTGTTGCCGAGCGTGACGGCGTCATGCACCGTATCGACATCCTCGAAGGCACGCTCGCCAAGGCGTTCGGCTGCCTCGGCGGCTACATCGCCGCCAACGGCCAGATCATCGACGCGGTGCGCTCCTACGCGCCGGGCTTCATCTTCACCACCGCGCTGCCGCCGGCGATCTGCTCGGCCGCGACCGCCGCGATCAAGCATCTGAAGACCTCGAGCTGGGAGCGCGAGCGCCATCAGGACCGCGCCGCCCGCACCAAGGCGATCCTGAATGCCGCCGGCCTGCCGGTGATGTCGAACGACACCCACATCGTGCCGCTGTTCGTCGGCGATCCCGAGAAGTGCAAGCAGGCGTCCGACCTGCTGCTCGAGGAGCACGGCATCTACATCCAGCCGATCAACTATCCGACCGTCGCCAAGGGCACGGAGCGGCTGCGCATCACGCCCTCGCCCTATCATGACGACGGCCTGATCGATCAGCTCGCCGAAGCGCTGCTGCAAGTGTGGGACCGCCTCGGCCTGCCGCTGCGCGAGAAGTCGCTGGCGGCGGAGTAG
- a CDS encoding cytochrome P460 family protein, which produces MMPTESENKRFSFSTVIVLAVLLLVVLLTSVPYLVSIALAEGGAAADASPIFGVTIPPGYKQWELIAPAEEAAPLDELRAVVGNQIAIEAYQAGKLPFPDGTILVKRAWKRKQSPEFASATIPGAATTVQVMVKDSKKYASTGGWGFGRFANGKPVDEAQHRTCWGCHEARAKSRDYVFTRLAP; this is translated from the coding sequence ATGATGCCAACCGAATCTGAAAACAAGAGATTCTCATTCTCCACGGTGATCGTGCTCGCCGTGCTGCTTCTCGTCGTTCTCCTGACGAGTGTGCCATATCTGGTCTCGATCGCGCTCGCGGAAGGCGGCGCGGCGGCCGACGCCTCGCCGATCTTCGGTGTCACGATTCCGCCCGGCTACAAGCAGTGGGAACTGATCGCGCCGGCCGAAGAAGCCGCGCCGCTCGACGAGCTTCGCGCCGTGGTCGGCAACCAGATCGCAATCGAGGCCTATCAGGCCGGAAAACTTCCGTTCCCCGACGGCACCATTCTGGTCAAGCGCGCCTGGAAGCGGAAACAGTCGCCCGAGTTCGCATCCGCGACGATCCCCGGCGCCGCCACCACAGTGCAGGTGATGGTCAAGGATTCCAAGAAGTATGCCTCGACCGGTGGCTGGGGCTTTGGCCGCTTCGCCAATGGCAAGCCGGTGGATGAGGCCCAGCACCGCACCTGCTGGGGCTGCCACGAGGCCCGCGCCAAGAGCCGGGACTACGTCTTCACGCGGCTCGCGCCTTGA
- a CDS encoding alpha/beta fold hydrolase: MKQLIDQHRRKFFGVAAGAVAVGLGVIDLAVAQTEAQRSQASNASFGPIKQIDAGVLNVGYAEAGPSNGPVAILLHGWPYDIHAFVDVAPILAKAGYRVIIPYLRGYGSTQFLSGETPRNGEPAAMAVDIIALMDKLDIKTAVVAGFDWGARTADIIAALWPDRCRALVSVSGYLISSQAAGNVPLPPSAELQWWYQFYFATERGRAGYEKYTHDFAKLIWKLASPQWKFDDATFDRSAAALDNKDHVAITIHNYRWRLGLAQGEAKYEEIEKKLAAAPVIRVPAITMEGDANGAPHPDPSAYAKKFEGRYDFRLITGGIGHNLPQEAPQAFAKAVIDADGA, translated from the coding sequence ATGAAGCAGCTCATCGACCAGCATCGTCGCAAGTTTTTTGGCGTCGCCGCAGGGGCCGTCGCCGTCGGCCTCGGCGTGATCGACCTCGCCGTTGCCCAGACGGAGGCGCAGCGATCCCAGGCATCGAACGCGTCCTTCGGTCCGATCAAGCAGATCGATGCCGGCGTCCTCAACGTCGGCTATGCCGAGGCTGGCCCGTCGAACGGTCCCGTCGCGATCCTGCTGCACGGCTGGCCCTACGACATTCACGCCTTCGTCGATGTCGCGCCGATCCTGGCAAAGGCCGGCTATCGCGTCATCATCCCCTATTTGCGTGGTTACGGTTCGACGCAGTTTCTCTCCGGCGAGACGCCGCGTAACGGCGAGCCCGCCGCGATGGCCGTCGACATCATCGCGCTGATGGACAAGCTCGACATCAAGACGGCTGTCGTCGCCGGCTTCGACTGGGGCGCACGCACCGCCGACATCATCGCTGCGCTGTGGCCGGACCGCTGCCGCGCGCTGGTGTCGGTCAGCGGCTATCTGATCTCGAGCCAGGCAGCCGGAAATGTGCCGCTGCCGCCGTCGGCCGAACTGCAATGGTGGTACCAGTTCTATTTCGCGACCGAGCGCGGCCGCGCCGGATACGAGAAGTACACGCATGATTTCGCAAAACTGATCTGGAAGCTCGCCTCACCGCAATGGAAGTTCGACGACGCGACGTTCGACCGCAGCGCGGCGGCGCTCGACAACAAGGATCATGTCGCGATCACGATCCACAATTACCGCTGGCGGCTCGGGCTCGCCCAGGGCGAAGCGAAGTACGAAGAGATCGAAAAGAAGCTCGCCGCAGCGCCGGTGATCCGCGTGCCGGCGATCACGATGGAGGGCGACGCCAACGGCGCGCCGCACCCCGATCCCAGCGCCTATGCCAAGAAGTTCGAGGGCCGGTACGACTTCCGCCTGATCACCGGCGGTATCGGTCACAATCTGCCTCAGGAAGCGCCGCAAGCCTTTGCCAAGGCCGTCATCGACGCCGACGGCGCCTGA
- a CDS encoding ATP-binding protein, which translates to MTEPAAPAASTLSFGPFTVTPHERLVMRGGVALPMGAKSFDTLIALMSRPNEVISKWELMAQVWPGMAVEEANLRFHIAALRKALGDGKDGARYITTLSGRGYCFVAAISQVEIPAERRPAPRRELPPVKLPNRLQRMVGRDDAIAAISDRLTTSRFVTIAGPGGVGKTAVAVAIAHDLLETFSDAAHFVDLAALSDPDLVITSILLMLGLPAQADDPLPALLAHLQDKRMLLILDNCEHVISAAASLAAEIFHAAPHVHILATSREALRVEGEQVYRLAPLAVPPDGTELTAATAQTYPALQLFLERASAGGAQIAHDDANAAIVANICRRLDGMALAIELAAGRVDAYGLEQTATLLDERLNLLWQGQRTAPPRQKTLQATLDWSYGLLSDTERLVLRRLAVFAGHFTIDAALEVVPDERVDRSRLFDAIDSLVAKSMVAPRPIGAMMRYRLLDTTRAYLLEIEPDEAALAARHATYYRRWLEQAGAIWATIPSADERAIHFSALHNVRAALDWCFGASGDAGIGIALAASASPMFLAMSLLIECRRWSERALLAIDPSTRGSAEEMHVQAALGLTLMFTRGGSEAARGALERSLAIAEARGDAPNQLQLLGRMHIFHERMGRFDAALGYAQQSLKVAEALGDAASIALARSLLGVSLHLAGEHRDALTMLEAAWQGPGTERISTIHGFDHRNRAGISLARELWLQGRSEDAQRLARQTVDDAAQMDHPITLCIALIWLVSIDLWNGNLDSAEENIDRFIAHANSRSMGPYLAVGRGVKGEIAIRRGDAAVGVETITACLRELHDAGYELLTTTFNIAQVHGLLALGQIERAASLIDDAIGLVEQSGDHLYMPELLRMKAKILLSLPEPNTGDAEACLMRSLKLSRDKGAKAWELRVAIDLAQLLAEWRSRKDARQLLQTALEGFADGSETADIRAAGVLLATL; encoded by the coding sequence ATGACTGAGCCGGCCGCGCCCGCGGCATCGACATTGTCGTTCGGGCCATTCACCGTGACGCCGCATGAGCGGCTCGTCATGCGCGGCGGCGTCGCGCTGCCGATGGGCGCCAAGAGCTTCGATACGCTGATCGCGCTGATGTCGCGGCCGAACGAGGTCATCAGCAAATGGGAGCTGATGGCGCAGGTCTGGCCCGGCATGGCCGTCGAGGAAGCCAATCTGCGCTTCCACATTGCAGCGCTTCGCAAAGCCCTCGGCGACGGGAAAGACGGCGCGCGCTACATCACCACGCTCTCCGGCCGCGGCTATTGCTTCGTGGCGGCGATCTCGCAAGTGGAGATTCCCGCAGAACGCCGCCCAGCACCGCGGCGCGAACTGCCGCCGGTGAAACTTCCCAACCGGCTGCAGCGGATGGTCGGGCGTGATGATGCCATCGCAGCCATCTCGGACAGGCTCACGACTTCACGATTCGTCACGATCGCCGGTCCCGGCGGTGTCGGCAAGACCGCTGTCGCGGTGGCGATCGCTCACGACCTGCTCGAGACATTCTCGGACGCCGCGCACTTCGTTGACCTTGCTGCGCTCAGCGATCCCGATCTCGTGATCACCTCGATCTTGCTGATGCTGGGTCTGCCGGCGCAGGCCGACGACCCGCTGCCCGCGTTGCTTGCCCATCTGCAGGACAAGCGGATGCTGCTGATCCTGGACAATTGCGAGCATGTCATCTCCGCTGCGGCGTCTCTCGCAGCGGAGATTTTCCACGCCGCGCCGCATGTCCATATCCTCGCCACGAGCCGCGAAGCCCTGCGCGTCGAGGGCGAGCAAGTCTATCGGCTGGCGCCGCTTGCCGTTCCGCCCGACGGCACCGAGCTGACGGCAGCGACAGCACAGACCTATCCAGCGCTCCAGCTTTTCCTCGAGCGGGCGTCAGCCGGCGGCGCGCAGATCGCGCACGACGATGCCAATGCCGCGATCGTCGCGAACATCTGCCGCAGGCTCGACGGCATGGCGCTGGCGATCGAGCTCGCCGCGGGCCGGGTCGATGCCTACGGCCTGGAGCAGACGGCCACGCTGCTCGACGAGCGCCTCAATCTGCTCTGGCAGGGCCAGCGCACCGCGCCGCCTCGCCAGAAGACGTTGCAAGCGACGCTGGACTGGAGCTACGGCCTCTTGTCCGACACCGAGCGTCTCGTGTTGCGCCGCCTCGCGGTCTTCGCAGGCCACTTCACCATCGACGCCGCGCTGGAAGTCGTGCCGGACGAGCGCGTCGACCGCTCCCGCCTATTCGACGCCATCGACAGCCTCGTCGCCAAGTCGATGGTCGCGCCGCGCCCCATCGGCGCCATGATGCGCTATCGCCTGCTCGACACGACGCGGGCCTATCTGCTCGAGATCGAACCTGATGAGGCGGCACTCGCGGCCCGCCACGCAACCTACTATCGGCGATGGTTGGAACAGGCTGGCGCGATATGGGCCACCATACCGAGCGCCGACGAGCGCGCGATCCATTTCTCCGCGCTTCACAATGTGCGCGCCGCGCTCGACTGGTGCTTTGGCGCGAGCGGCGATGCGGGCATCGGCATCGCGCTCGCGGCATCGGCATCCCCGATGTTCCTGGCGATGTCGCTGCTCATCGAATGCCGGCGCTGGTCGGAACGGGCACTGCTTGCGATTGATCCGTCAACGCGCGGCAGCGCCGAGGAAATGCACGTCCAGGCCGCGCTCGGCCTGACCTTGATGTTCACGCGCGGCGGCAGCGAGGCGGCGCGTGGGGCACTGGAGAGAAGTCTCGCGATCGCCGAGGCTCGCGGCGATGCGCCGAACCAGCTCCAGCTGCTTGGCCGCATGCATATCTTCCACGAACGGATGGGACGTTTCGACGCCGCGCTCGGCTACGCCCAGCAGAGCCTCAAGGTCGCCGAAGCCCTCGGCGATGCTGCTTCAATTGCCCTCGCAAGGTCGCTCCTGGGTGTCTCCTTGCATCTGGCCGGCGAGCATCGCGACGCGCTGACCATGCTGGAGGCGGCTTGGCAAGGCCCGGGCACGGAGCGGATCAGCACGATCCACGGCTTCGATCACCGCAACCGGGCCGGCATCTCGCTCGCGCGCGAGCTTTGGTTGCAGGGCCGGTCCGAGGATGCACAGCGACTGGCGCGACAGACGGTCGATGATGCCGCGCAGATGGACCATCCGATCACGCTCTGCATCGCGCTGATATGGCTGGTCTCGATCGATCTCTGGAACGGAAACCTCGACAGCGCGGAAGAGAACATCGACCGCTTCATTGCCCATGCCAATTCGCGCTCGATGGGCCCCTATCTCGCGGTTGGCCGCGGCGTCAAAGGCGAAATCGCGATCCGGCGCGGCGATGCCGCGGTCGGTGTCGAGACGATCACAGCCTGCCTGCGCGAGCTTCACGACGCCGGTTACGAGCTGCTCACCACGACGTTCAACATCGCTCAGGTCCACGGCCTGCTGGCGCTCGGCCAGATCGAACGGGCCGCGAGCCTGATCGACGATGCCATCGGCCTCGTCGAACAGAGCGGCGACCATCTCTACATGCCCGAGCTGCTGCGCATGAAGGCCAAGATATTGCTGTCGCTACCGGAGCCGAACACCGGCGACGCTGAGGCCTGCCTCATGCGATCGCTGAAGCTCAGCCGCGACAAGGGCGCGAAAGCCTGGGAGCTGCGAGTGGCGATTGATCTTGCGCAGCTTCTCGCTGAATGGCGCAGCCGCAAGGACGCAAGGCAATTGCTCCAGACGGCGCTCGAAGGTTTTGCCGATGGCTCCGAGACGGCTGATATCAGGGCGGCCGGCGTGCTGCTGGCAACGCTGTAG
- a CDS encoding PAS domain-containing hybrid sensor histidine kinase/response regulator, with the protein MLHDWGVIAAAFGYIGFLFLVASHGDRRSPAGPGRASGLIYPLSLAIYCTSWTFFGSVGFATRTSTDFLAIYVGPILMIGLGAGVLRRVIQLAKTHNITSIADFIGARYGKSQAVAATVALIAIIGSVPYIALQLKAVASSLETILSEDQAFSHIPILGDMALMVTLAMAAFAVLFGTRQTDATEHQHGLMLAVATESIVKLVAFLAAGIFVTFWMFSPHELIERAMKTPEAVRAINYSPSIGNFLTMTLLSLCAVMLLPRQFHVSVVENSSDAEVGRARWLFPLYLVAINVFVIPIALAGLVTFPFGTAEPDMYVLALPMEGGADLLSVAIFVGGLSAATAMVIVECVALSIMVSNDLVVPLVLQRRPEGRTGGADFSDFLLRSRRLAIFAIMVMAYFYYRALGNTQLAAIGLLSFAAIAQLAPSFFGGLLWRRGTARGAIGGMMVGFAVWLYTLFMPSFMDSSTTGILLLQHGPFGIEALRPQALFGADLPPLMHGVIWSLSLNILTYVLLSLARQPSSIELVQADLFVPNTLAPISPSFRRWRTTVTVQDIQTTVAQYLGPDRARHSFEAFSARRNVRLEPAAPADFELLQHAEHLIASSIGAASSRLVMSLLLRKRTVSAKAALKLLDDSHAALHFNREILQTALNHVRQGIAVFDADLQLICSNRQFGELLNVPPHFIQFGTPLREILEFMGVSDSAGDTEREAMIEQRLVAYTTDSEPYLERLPERHMVIEVLTNRMPGGGFVITFTDVTPTFEAAEALERANASLEKRVRDRTEELTRLNSELALAKSAAEDASSSKTRFLAAASHDILQPLNAARLYITSLVERQHSGEETRLVENIDESLQAIEEILGALLDISRLDAGAMTTSISSFRMADLMRSLEIEFAPIARAKGLALAFVPCSLPVESDRLLLRRLLQNLISNAIKYTPRGRVLVGCHRRGPSLKICVYDTGVGIPSAKRAEIFKEFHRLEQGARIARGLGLGLSIVERLARVLKHGIAIDGNKSGGSVFSVTVPTAKAVTHTAAVTSATPLARTPISGALIVCIENDAAILDGMRTLLKAWDAEVIAVADPEGAIAAIEKAGRRVTGLLVDYHLDRGNGIAAIRDIRRRFGDTIPAILITADRSPAVQVAARDEKIAVLNKPVKPASLRALLGQWRTQQMVAAE; encoded by the coding sequence ATGCTGCACGACTGGGGCGTGATCGCCGCCGCCTTCGGCTATATCGGCTTTCTGTTCCTGGTGGCGAGCCATGGTGACCGCCGCTCGCCGGCGGGGCCCGGCCGCGCGTCCGGACTGATCTATCCGCTGTCGCTGGCGATCTACTGCACCTCCTGGACCTTCTTCGGCTCGGTCGGCTTCGCCACCCGCACCTCGACCGACTTCCTCGCGATCTATGTCGGCCCGATCCTGATGATCGGGCTCGGGGCCGGCGTGCTCCGCCGCGTGATCCAGCTCGCCAAGACCCACAACATCACCTCGATCGCGGACTTCATCGGCGCGCGCTACGGCAAGAGCCAGGCGGTGGCGGCGACCGTGGCGCTGATCGCGATCATCGGCTCGGTGCCCTACATCGCACTCCAGCTCAAGGCGGTCGCCTCCTCGCTCGAAACCATCCTCAGCGAGGACCAGGCGTTCTCCCACATCCCGATCCTCGGCGACATGGCGCTGATGGTGACGCTGGCGATGGCGGCCTTCGCCGTGCTGTTCGGCACGCGCCAGACCGATGCCACCGAGCACCAGCACGGATTGATGCTGGCGGTCGCGACCGAATCCATCGTCAAGCTGGTCGCCTTTCTCGCCGCCGGCATCTTCGTCACCTTCTGGATGTTCTCGCCGCATGAATTGATCGAGCGCGCGATGAAGACGCCGGAGGCGGTGCGCGCCATCAACTATTCGCCGTCGATCGGCAACTTCCTGACCATGACGCTGCTGTCGCTCTGCGCGGTGATGCTGCTGCCGCGCCAGTTCCACGTCAGCGTGGTGGAGAATTCATCCGATGCCGAGGTCGGCCGCGCGCGCTGGCTGTTCCCGCTCTATCTCGTCGCCATCAACGTGTTCGTGATTCCGATCGCGCTCGCCGGCCTCGTCACCTTCCCGTTCGGCACGGCCGAGCCGGACATGTACGTGCTGGCGCTGCCGATGGAGGGGGGCGCGGACCTGCTCAGCGTCGCCATCTTCGTCGGCGGCCTGTCGGCGGCAACCGCGATGGTGATCGTCGAATGCGTCGCGCTGTCGATCATGGTCTCGAACGACCTCGTGGTGCCCTTGGTGCTGCAACGGCGGCCGGAGGGACGCACCGGCGGGGCCGATTTCAGCGACTTCCTGCTGCGCTCGCGGCGCCTTGCGATCTTCGCCATCATGGTGATGGCGTATTTCTACTACCGCGCGCTCGGCAACACCCAGCTCGCGGCAATCGGCCTGCTCTCCTTTGCCGCCATCGCCCAGCTTGCACCGAGCTTCTTCGGCGGTCTGTTGTGGCGGCGGGGGACCGCGCGCGGCGCAATCGGCGGCATGATGGTCGGCTTCGCGGTGTGGCTCTACACGCTGTTCATGCCGAGCTTCATGGATTCCTCGACCACAGGCATCCTGCTGCTCCAGCACGGCCCGTTCGGAATCGAGGCGCTGCGGCCGCAGGCCTTGTTCGGCGCCGACCTGCCGCCGCTGATGCATGGCGTGATCTGGTCGCTGTCGCTCAACATCCTCACCTATGTGCTGCTGTCGCTGGCGCGCCAGCCGTCCTCGATCGAGCTGGTGCAGGCCGACCTGTTTGTGCCCAACACGCTGGCGCCGATCTCGCCGAGCTTCCGCCGCTGGCGCACCACCGTCACGGTGCAGGACATCCAGACCACGGTCGCGCAATATCTCGGGCCGGACCGCGCGCGGCATTCGTTCGAGGCCTTCTCCGCCAGACGCAACGTGCGGCTGGAGCCTGCGGCGCCCGCCGATTTCGAGCTGCTGCAGCACGCCGAGCACCTGATCGCTTCCTCGATCGGTGCGGCCTCCTCGCGCCTCGTGATGTCGCTGCTGCTGCGCAAGCGCACGGTGTCGGCGAAAGCCGCGCTGAAACTGCTCGACGATTCGCACGCCGCGCTGCATTTCAACCGCGAGATCCTCCAGACCGCGCTCAACCATGTGCGCCAGGGCATCGCGGTGTTCGACGCCGATCTGCAGCTGATCTGTTCCAACCGGCAGTTCGGCGAGCTCCTCAACGTTCCCCCGCATTTCATCCAGTTCGGCACGCCCTTGCGCGAGATCCTGGAATTCATGGGCGTGAGCGATTCGGCGGGCGACACCGAGCGCGAGGCGATGATCGAGCAGCGGCTCGTCGCCTACACCACCGACAGCGAGCCCTATCTGGAGCGCCTGCCGGAACGCCACATGGTGATCGAGGTACTCACCAACCGGATGCCCGGCGGCGGCTTCGTCATCACCTTCACCGACGTCACGCCGACCTTCGAGGCCGCTGAAGCGCTGGAGCGCGCCAATGCGTCGCTGGAAAAGCGCGTGCGCGACCGCACCGAGGAATTGACGCGGCTGAACTCCGAGCTGGCGCTGGCCAAGAGTGCGGCGGAGGATGCCAGCAGCTCCAAGACACGCTTTCTTGCAGCGGCCAGCCACGACATTCTCCAGCCGCTGAACGCGGCGCGGCTCTACATCACGAGCCTCGTCGAGCGCCAGCACAGCGGCGAGGAGACGCGGCTGGTCGAGAACATCGACGAATCGCTGCAAGCCATCGAGGAGATCCTCGGCGCGCTGCTCGACATCTCCAGGCTCGATGCCGGCGCGATGACGACCTCGATCTCGAGCTTCAGGATGGCGGATCTGATGCGCTCGCTGGAGATCGAGTTCGCGCCGATCGCGCGCGCCAAGGGCCTCGCGCTCGCCTTCGTGCCCTGCTCGCTTCCCGTCGAATCCGACCGCCTGCTGCTGCGGCGCCTGCTCCAGAACCTGATCTCCAACGCCATCAAGTACACCCCGCGCGGGCGCGTGCTGGTCGGCTGCCACCGCCGCGGCCCCTCGCTCAAGATCTGCGTCTACGACACCGGCGTCGGCATTCCCTCAGCCAAGCGCGCCGAGATCTTCAAGGAATTCCACCGCCTCGAGCAGGGCGCGCGGATCGCGCGCGGCCTCGGGCTCGGCCTCTCGATCGTCGAACGGCTGGCGCGCGTGCTCAAGCACGGCATCGCCATCGACGGCAACAAGAGCGGCGGCTCGGTGTTCTCGGTGACGGTGCCGACGGCGAAGGCGGTCACGCATACGGCCGCCGTGACCAGCGCGACGCCGCTGGCGCGCACGCCGATCTCGGGCGCCCTGATCGTCTGCATCGAGAACGACGCGGCGATCCTCGACGGCATGCGTACACTGCTGAAAGCCTGGGACGCCGAGGTGATCGCGGTCGCCGATCCCGAAGGCGCGATCGCGGCGATCGAAAAAGCCGGCCGCCGCGTCACCGGCCTGCTCGTCGACTATCATCTCGACCGCGGCAACGGCATCGCAGCCATCCGCGACATCCGCCGCCGCTTCGGCGACACCATCCCCGCGATCCTGATCACCGCCGACCGCAGCCCCGCGGTGCAGGTCGCCGCGCGCGATGAAAAGATCGCAGTGCTCAACAAGCCGGTGAAGCCGGCCTCGCTCCGCGCCCTGCTCGGCCAGTGGCGGACGCAGCAGATGGTGGCGGCGGAATGA